Genomic window (Leptospira bouyouniensis):
ATTCAAAATATGATGGAAAGAGAACCTGTGATGACATTTCATCTACATGCACAAACTTTTGATATCATTCGTAGTTTAGGAACAACAGTTCCCGATGGACACTCCGATGTAGTCACCATTGGTCAAACTGAGCGAGTTGTGATTGAGTTTGTACTCACAAAAAAAGGTAGATATATGTTTCATCCACATCAAACACATATGGCGGAAAATGGAGGGATGGGTTGGATCGTAGCTGTTTAAAAAAAGTAACATTTGTCTTTTTGATATTATTAAATATAATTCAATATGGATGCCAATCGAAAGCAGATATCAACCGAGAAGTTTGGAACCAATTGGGATTTGTTAAACCAAATGGCGAAAGTTTAGATCCTAAATTTTGGTCAGAAAAAAAATCTGTATTATATTTTGGATTTTCTCATTGTCCCGATATGTGTCCCTTGGCGTTAACTAATTTTGGAAGAGCATCTCTCATCTTAGGTGAAAAAGGAAAAGAGTTTCAATTTGTTTTCATTACATTAGATCCAGAAAGAGATTCACCTTCGACTTTAGAAAAATATGTACAAAACTTCCCAAGTAAAAATTTAACTGCTCTTTCGCCTAATGTAGAGAGTTTAGAAGCATTAACTAAAATGTTTGGAATCGTTAAAGAGAAGGTTGGAGATGGAAATTCATATCGAATCGACCATTCCAATTTCATATATGTTTTGGATGAAAAGTTGAATACGATTAAAACATTTCCTGGGGGAGTTTCAGCAAATGCACTCGCCACAGAACTTAGGAAGTTATCTGTACCTTAGAAGTTAAAATAATTTCAATTTCAGTTCTTGTACCTTCAGGATAGTTTTTTGTAATCTCAAATTGAAACTCAGAGTATAAATTCCTTAATCTTTCTTTTATATTTCCTAATGAACGACTCATTAATTTTTGTTTATCAGAAATTAAATCATCCGGTATTCCTGTCCCGTTATCATAAACTACAAAACTAAAAACCGAGTCTTTAATCATCTTAGCATGTATGAAGAGCTGGAATTGGACTTCTGAAGATCCGCGGAAGCCGTGTTTGAATGAATTTTCGATTATAGGTTGTAATAGTAATGGAGGTAATACAACGGATGAAAAATCTCCAGATTTTTTAAAATCGATTTGTATCGTATCATAAAATCTAAGTTTCTGTAGATGAAGATAATCCTCTAAAAAATTCCATTCCTCTTCAAATGGAATCCAATCCCTGTCTGTTCTGTCCGAAATAAAACGATAGTTATTCGCTAGACTCATGATTGCATCACCAATCAATTCTGGTTTGATTTTGTGAAGAGCATGAA
Coding sequences:
- a CDS encoding SCO family protein; protein product: MDRSCLKKVTFVFLILLNIIQYGCQSKADINREVWNQLGFVKPNGESLDPKFWSEKKSVLYFGFSHCPDMCPLALTNFGRASLILGEKGKEFQFVFITLDPERDSPSTLEKYVQNFPSKNLTALSPNVESLEALTKMFGIVKEKVGDGNSYRIDHSNFIYVLDEKLNTIKTFPGGVSANALATELRKLSVP